A stretch of Coccidioides posadasii str. Silveira chromosome 2, complete sequence DNA encodes these proteins:
- a CDS encoding uncharacterized protein (EggNog:ENOG410PJCT~COG:S~BUSCO:2306at33183) → MEFTYQLSQPQQGVLMLQKNTNPITLFPRRSSFNSRPLSEATEILDTDYEVEFSDIESPRRSIESVSRIFLDCPYHDIASDPQKQLENDSATTLSTPDDLPTPGALDTSFKIGLGPSKPVQGPSGPHLFRSSLDASVAGKSDDNDWHFPSSPDELDDVRNSSILLNERIFDARPPVEEFRPASSLSVSRTSPHQDVTDVRAWTPAQVAEWMYEAGLEDMVVERFIENDISGAVLLDLQIEDLKELDIQSFGKRHGLMNMIQKLRSGTSTRSIERSSSRLSRSSSTRRGDNRDHTIRSPMSDRGSSRQRRNRVISEKDIISPGESISIVAIEQLIPKPHKCSKGENCPKYQRRQRKIARFAKEFPNEFTRISGEHISVPLASPAKTEHGLRPKSDATPSLVASSDVLGPSQLPELKLSAENLNGVQPRDPQENVRQFLNFQHMHNPVQPEYNQPPLEMFPPLSPPASSTPPANMTTQLRSLPRLVIPRSSSANNTFSPDRTITPSMGLPHMGSATATQETNPFHFGQDVYRHVTPFSEMDAPITAMPIEPLDRDASQSVPPNMRYGTLHSPTGDSIYRSQSVRPDHHRRRPSFTTMAPLTEGRVLPPIDNPSELRPALLAKPHTQGLLASKSATESGGTPTSSSKDNEVAHSGWMKKRKTRLLRHEWQDAHFTLKGTVLAMHKDERDSRSLETIDVDDYAVACSSLASNSKLTAAFKRSALRKAASLSQNGYRGMDETAFAFSLVPASGEKKSLFLGSGKSHHFAVKTRDDRINWMRELMLAKALKKGKEGGNEICVNGNEW, encoded by the exons ATG GAGTTCACATACCAACTCTCGCAGCCCCAGCAGGGAGTCCTGATGCTGCAGAAGAACACAAATCCGATCACTCTTTTTCCTAGACGTTCCTCGTTCAATTCACGGCCGCTCTCTGAAGCAACGGAAATCCTGGACACCGATTATGAGGTTGAGTTCTCCGATATCGAGTCCCCCAGAAGAAGCATAGAATCGGTGAGTAGAATCTTCCTTGATTGCCCCTATCATGACATCGCCTCTGACCCCCAGAAACAGCTGGAAAATGACAGTGCAACAACTCTGTCCACACCAGACGACCTGCCCACCCCAGGTGCTCTGGATACATCGTTCAAGATTGGTTTGGGCCCCAGTAAACCCGTCCAAGGGCCGTCTGGACCACACCTTTTCAGGTCATCCCTGGATGCATCCGTAGCTGGCAAGTCAGACGATAATGACTGGCACTTTCCCTCATCGCCGGATGAGCTGGATGACGTAAGGAACTCTTCAATTCTCTTGAATGAGCGGATATTCGACGCCAGACCTCCAGTCGAAGAATTCAGACCAGCGAGTAGTTTGAGCGTTTCTCGAACATCTCCCCACCAGGATGTTACCGATGTGCGAGCATGGACGCCAGCCCAAGTGGCTGAATGGATGTACGAGGCCGGTCTTGAAGACATGGTCGTTGAGCGCTTCATCGAGAACGATATCTCTGGTGCTGTCCTCCTGGATCTCCAAATCGAAGACCTCAAGGAACTGGACATTCAATCCTTTGGAAAACGTCACGGTCTGATGAACATGATTCAGAAACTTCGCTCTGGTACATCTACTCGCTCGATTGAGAGGTCCTCCTCCCGGCTCAGCAGATCTTCATCGACGCGCAGAGGAGATAACAGGGACCACACGATTCGTTCCCCTATGAGCGACAGAGGTAGTTCCCGCCAACGCCGAAATCGAGTCATTTCGGAGAAAGACATAATTTCACCAGGAGAATCCATCTCTATCGTGGCAATTGAGCAGTTAATTCCCAAGCCCCACAAATGTTCCAAGGGAGAGAACTGCCCAAAATATCAGAGACGGCAGCGCAAAATCGCCCGTTTTGCAAAGGAGTTTCCGAATGAATTCACACGGATAAGTGGAGAGCATATTTCCGTACCTCTGGCCAGCCCAGCGAAGACGGAACACGGCCTTCGCCCAAAGTCTGATGCTACTCCTTCTCTTGTTGCTTCGTCTGATGTCCTCGGACCATCACAACTGCCGGAACTCAAACTTAGTGCCGAAAACTTGAATGGAGTCCAACCCCGGGATCCGCAGGAAAACGTCCGCCAATTCCTGAATTTCCAACATATGCACAACCCAGTGCAACCTGAGTACAACCAACCTCCCCTGGAGATGTTCCCTCCCCTATCCCCTCCAGCTTCGTCTACACCCCCCGCAAACATGACCACTCAACTTCGTAGTCTGCCAAGGCTGGTAATTCCTCGGAGTTCTTCTGCAAACAACACCTTTTCTCCAGATCGAACCATCACCCCATCAATGGGGCTGCCACACATGGGCTCTGCAACTGCAACGCAAGAAACGAATCCATTCCACTTTGGTCAAGACGTGTACCGCCATGTTACTCCCTTTTCGGAGATGGACGCCCCGATCACCGCGATGCCGATTGAACCGCTGGACCGTGATGCTTCGCAATCGGTACCCCCTAATATGAGATATGGTACCTTGCACTCACCTACTGGCGACTCAATCTATCGCTCGCAATCCGTACGACCCGATCATCACCGTCGACGTCCATCCTTTACAACAATGGCCCCTCTTACAGAGGGCAGAGTACTCCCTCCTATTGATAACCCATCGGAGCTTCGACCGGCTCTTCTCGCCAAACCCCACACGCAGGGACTCTTGGCTTCGAAGTCAGCTACCGAATCCGGAGGGACCCCTACGTCCTCGTCAAAAGATAACGAGGTCGCCCACAGTGGgtggatgaagaagaggaaaaccCGCCTTTTACGTCATGAATGGCAGGATGCACACTTCACCCTCAAGGGCACCGTTCTGGCCATGCACAAAGATGAGCGTGACTCTCGAAGCCTTGAGACGATTGACGTAGACGATTACGCCGTCGCTTGTTCATCGCTGGCGAGCAACTCCAAACTTACAGCTGCATTCAAGAGGTCGGCCCTTCGCAAGGCAGCAAGTCTCTCCCAGAACGGATATCGAGGCATGGATGAGACTGCCTTTGCATTCTCTTTGGTTCCCGCATCGGGAGAAAAGAAGTCGCTGTTCCTCGGATCGGGTAAAAGCCATCATTTCGCCGTGAAGACGAGGGATGACCGAATCAACTGGATGCGAGAGCTAATGCTCGCCAAAGCTCTGAAAAAGGGCAAGGAAGGAGGAAATGAGATCTGCGTCAACGGCAAC GAGTGGTAA
- a CDS encoding uncharacterized protein (EggNog:ENOG410PM2K~COG:K,L~BUSCO:6936at33183), which yields MNSYLLNRSQGSICPSSFHAAQCSRLIQCLAPAPGIRFSSASASTTDGDEVWAHKAGVNVLAIDHYDRRFMVSGGADASVHLWDFESRGAQSTHLHRSIASVSKSSNTSAHTHALTSISIYPFDPTPATVLTTSHDTTLKLSSIGESEITPVHTFSLHSTPYSHSLSSHPSSHLLIGVGTSDKAVRLLDLRSGLSTHSLPGHTGAVLSVQWAPHNPHLIASASKDNRVLIFDVRRGGHNSTIASLDMDDAVGVLPPPTAPPTFHPRKPFARGSRAHNGAVTGVRWSPQGDFIITAGQDSRLRVWDATTGANTLVHFGPRIRNSASMHLAERAPLVVPDNVSAQEAPFFLWPNYSDPDDRGEIFIFSIRNEGELVTHLKVPGIPSRERMRAIGKPSALTAARINTLTWRGNGGAGEGMEMFSGHGDGTIRCWASRTEEEIDEIEAEREETEMEERKRKRDVLEELYRGLMQPGVTFT from the exons ATGAATTCATATCTTTTAAATAGATCTCAAGGATCTATATGCCCTTCATCTTTCCACGCGGCGCAATGTTCGCGACTCATCCAGTGCCTCGCGCCAGCGCCGGGAATTCGATTCTCAAGCGCGTCAGCATCAACCACAGATGGCGATGAAGTGTGGGCACACAAAGCAGGCGTGAATGTGCTGGCTATCGATCACTATGATAGACGCTT CATGGTCTCTGGCGGCGCCGATGCGTCCGTCCACCTGTGGGACTTCGAAAGCCGTGGAGCGCAGTCAACCCACCTCCATAGGTCGATTGCATCTGTTTCGAA ATCATCGAACACATCAGCACACACGCACGCATTGACTTCAATTTCAATCTATCCCTTTGACCCGACGCCAGCAACCGTGCTCACCACATCCCACGACACAACCCTCAAACTCTCGTCGATTGGCGAATCTGAAATCACTCCAGTCCATACCTTTTCCCTTCATTCAACGCCCTATTCCCATTCCCTTTCCTCCCATCCGTCCTCTCACCTCCTCATTGGCGTCGGAACATCGGACAAAGCCGTCCGTCTCCTTGATCTCCGTTCCGGACTTTCCACCCACTCCCTCCCTGGCCACACAGGCGCCGTTTTATCAGTCCAATGGGCCCCTCATAACCCCCACCTAATCGCCTCCGCTTCAAAAGACAACCGTGTTCTCATCTTCGACGTCCGCCGCGGCGGCCACAATTCCACCATTGCTTCCCTCGACATGGATGACGCCGTGGGCGTTCTCCCACCGCCCACCGCGCCACCTACATTCCATCCACGGAAACCCTTCGCCCGTGGATCTCGCGCTCACAACGGCGCCGTCACCGGCGTCCGCTGGAGTCCACAGGGCGACTTCATCATCACCGCCGGTCAAGATTCGCGTCTACGAGTATGGGACGCGACAACCGGCGCCAACACACTTGTCCACTTCGGCCCACGCATCCGCAACAGTGCATCGATGCACCTTGCCGAGCGTGCGCCTCTTGTCGTCCCAGACAACGTCTCTGCCCAAGAAGCCCCGTTTTTCCTCTGGCCCAATTATTCCGACCCGGACGACCGCGGCGAAATATTCATCTTTTCCATCCGCAATGAAGGTGAATTGGTCACGCATCTAAAAGTCCCCGGCATCCCATCGCGAGAGCGGATGCGAGCAATCGGGAAACCCTCAGCGCTGACGGCGGCACGGATAAATACGTTGACTTGGCGCGGAAACGGCGGGGCTGGAGAGGGGATGGAGATGTTTTCGGGACATGGCGATGGCACGATTAGGTGCTGGGCGTCGAGGACAGAGGAAGAAATCGACGAGATCGAAGCCGAGCGAGAGGAAACGGAAATGGAGGAAcggaagaggaaaagagacGTTTTGGAGGAGCTGTATCGGGGCTTGATGCAGCCGGGCGTCACGTTTACTTGA
- a CDS encoding uncharacterized protein (EggNog:ENOG410PUE5) translates to MSSHRHQSSLEGVLDISEPFSLTPQQSSSARSLLDILIKDYGLERATERGYKPAKLIHVMLDFISSKDSFLTLFFTFLHENLAGVTSNITLALSYL, encoded by the coding sequence ATGTCGTCACACAGGCATCAATCATCTCTTGAGGGAGTTTTGGATATTTCGGAACCTTTCTCGCTGACTCCGCAACAATCCAGCTCCGCGAGGAGCCTCCTTGATATACTCATCAAGGACTATGGCCTCGAACGAGCAACAGAGAGGGGTTACAAGCCTGCGAAATTGATACATGTCATGCTTGACTTTATCTCTTCAAAAGACTCATTCTTAACTCTTTTCTTCACATTTCTGCATGAGAACTTGGCTGGTGTTACATCTAACATTACCTTGGCTCTATCATACCTTTAG
- a CDS encoding uncharacterized protein (EggNog:ENOG410PZXY), producing MTFSPLSAGTKPSVLFRAECRANTSFREGYLCARGTIHGGVPSREDFDDRLSWKKRPTRFLSFFSSWRRVMKRQEYLEGDEKKDIVVIALWAKSLAGVYSAKEVAYTLGYSDTGPDPRKKLRNHHDEYLVEGGIAADEYCILAIFEGGGPEREVTFECPFYRISATIPSGFFPGRKSNNALEDIEDEIYSHSGVRDDRKRDEL from the coding sequence ATGACCTTCTCTCCATTATCAGCTGGCACAAAACCGTCGGTTCTGTTTCGCGCCGAGTGCCGTGCTAACACAAGCTTTAGAGAAGGCTACTTGTGTGCACGGGGCACAATTCATGGTGGTGTGCCATCAAGGGAGGACTTCGATGATCGTCTTTCATGGAAAAAGAGACCGACACGGTTcttatctttcttcagcagTTGGAGGCGGGTTATGAAGCGCCAAGAGTATTTGGAGGGCGATGAGAAAAAGGACATCGTGGTGATTGCCTTGTGGGCAAAGAGTTTGGCTGGCGTGTACAGTGCGAAGGAGGTTGCATATACGCTTGGGTACTCTGACACCGGGCCAGATCCTCGAAAAAAGCTACGGAATCACCATGATGAATACCTTGTTGAAGGAGGTATTGCAGCGGATGAATACTGTATTCTCGCGATTTTCGAGGGTGGCGGGCCGGAACGCGAAGTCACCTTTGAGTGCCCATTTTATAGGATTTCAGCAACAATTCCAAGTGGATTTTTCCCTGGAAGAAAATCGAACAACGCGCTAGAGGATATAGAGGATGAAATTTACAGTCACTCAGGGGTTCGGGATGATAGGAAGCGGGATGAGCTTTAG
- a CDS encoding uncharacterized protein (EggNog:ENOG410PQEZ~COG:S~BUSCO:15380at33183), producing MNQESDVFESIEHNAEDAAPQPRKRYANVYDAVAGRVSTQEFRLAPSLDSRNSLPSTFHSVPPDEVLFRRLSAPTRYQEDDIYFANERLPPDQTLPDSDLLKAIHTYTSDFYSSATADRGRSTWLSMDETALIAMGILLEETAVEALGETGDMVFVEGEEVVGTDEPGYESEVSITSGRRSVPSTLGFSGAERTRTTGVGRSGDELVGMKRKKRRLSKSGRAKDDAVQTDGEDI from the exons ATGAATCAAGAAAGCGATGTTTTTGAATCGATAGAACACAATGCAGAGGATGCTGCTCCCCAACCCCGGAAGCGTTATGCAAATGTTTACGATGCGGTTGCTG GACGAGTGTCGACTCAGGAATTTCGCTTAGCGCCATCTCTTGATAGCCGCAATTCTCTTCCCAGCACATTTCACTCTGTCCCTCCGGATGAAGTTCTATTTCGCCGCTTAAGTGCGCCTACCAGATACCAGGAAGACGACATCTACTTCGCCAACGAACGTCTTCCACCGGATCAAACTCTTCCAGATTCAGACCTACTGAAAGCCATACATACGTACACCTCGGACTTCTACTCTAGCGCAACTGCTGACCGTGGCCGATCGACCTGGTTGAGTATGGACGAAACCGCTTTGATTGCGATGGGAATTCTTCTGGAAGAAACTGCCGTAGAGGCATTGGGGGAAACTGGAGATATGGTGTTTGTCGAAGGAGAAGAAGTTGTTGGCACTGACGAGCCTGGTTATGAGTCCGAAGTTAGTATAACTTCAGGCCGGCGGTCCGTTCCAAGCACATTGGGGTTTTCGGGCGCGGAAAGAACGCGAACGACGGGCGTTGGAAGAAGCGGGGATGAATTGGTTGGaatgaaaaggaagaagcGCCGATTGAGCAAGTCTGGGCGAGCGAAGGACGATGCTGTGCAAACTGACGGTGAGGACATTTAA
- a CDS encoding uncharacterized protein (EggNog:ENOG410PS3S~COG:D~BUSCO:13912at33183): MLPSVASINSMQIKDYIQALVDDNNVRVEKIGSGNWYWAWAGEEKKARDKIRTGLVKELDKINKSVAELKSKIDVAKAEIGQGADEEAERTKLLAKKETMGAEVSALREELDQYLNGEAGGSVDMMEADIKRWKSEAEMWTDNIYILEGYLNKLTGGDREILEFLRRECYGDEYVEGEGLSEL; the protein is encoded by the coding sequence ATGCTTCCATCTGTTGCATCGATCAACAGCATGCAGATTAAGGACTACATCCAAGCCCTTGTGGACGATAACAACGTCCGCGTTGAGAAAATCGGTAGCGGGAATTGGTACTGGGCTTGGgctggagaagagaaaaaggcaCGAGACAAAATACGGACCGGGTTAGTCAAGGAATTGGATAAGATTAACAAGAGCGTTGCCGAATTGAAGAGTAAGATCGATGTGGCAAAGGCTGAGATTGGTCAAGGCGCGGACGAAGAGGCTGAGAGGACAAAGTTGTTGGCAAAGAAGGAGACCATGGGAGCCGAAGTCTCGGCGTTGAGGGAGGAGCTTGATCAGTATTTAAACGGCGAGGCTGGTGGGAGCGTTGATATGATGGAAGCGGATATCAAGCGCTGGAAAAGCGAAGCAGAAATGTGGACGGACAATATTTACATTCTCGAGGGATACTTGAACAAGCTGACTGGCGGCGATAGAGAGATCCTTGAATTTCTGAGGAGAGAATGTTACGGCGACGAGTACGTTGAGGGAGAAGGGCTGTCAGAGCTTTAG
- a CDS encoding uncharacterized protein (EggNog:ENOG410PP11~COG:G~BUSCO:14862at33183), whose amino-acid sequence MAATPLPPLRLAIACDDAGVSYKEALKAHLSNNPLVSSITDVGVTSITDKTAYPHVAIQAAQLIKDGKVDRALMICGTGLGVAISANKVPGIRAVTAHDTFSVERAILSNDAQVLCFGQRVIGIELAKKLAGEWLTYRFDQKSASAQKVQAISDYEKKFVEGGTYGRVGKLDEFKK is encoded by the exons ATGGCAGCAACCCCACTTCCACCTCTCCGTCTCGCCATCGCCTGCGACGACGCCGGTGTCTCCTACAAAGAAGCCCTCAAAGCCCACCTCTCCAACAATCCTCTCGTCTCTTCCATTACGGATGTCGGTGTCACTTCCATCACCGACAAGACCGCCTATCCACACGTTGCCATTCAAGCTGCCCAATTGATCAAAGATGGCAAAGTCGACCGAGCACTCATGATCTGCGGAACAGGTCTAGGCGTAGCCATCTCCGCGAACAAGGTCCCCGGAATCCGGGCCGTAACGGCCCACGACACGTTCAGCGTGGAGAGAGCGATCTTGAGTAATGACGCGCAGGTGCTCTGCTTTGGACAGAGGGTTATTGGAATTGAATTGGCGAAGAAGTTAGCCGGCGAGTGGCTAACGTATCGATTCGACCAGAAGAGTGCGAGTGCGCAAAAAGTGCAGGCAATTTCGGACTATGAGAAGAAGTTCGTGGAG GGTGGCACATACGGAAGGGTTGGAAAATTGGATGAATTCAAGAAATGA
- a CDS encoding uncharacterized protein (EggNog:ENOG410PVEW~COG:G~BUSCO:13550at33183), with protein sequence MASALAGPRFPPLPKTLLIISLKMYFTPSRTIDYIQGLLEPRNDIIRQENRSKLLLALIPDFLTIYPCSEAIKEFESNLAAPQDADTPPPLLLGAQDCFWDSLGPYTGEISPVCLRDMNVSIVELGHAERRAIFGETDQQVARKAAAAADQGLIPLVCIGEVSTLGPIMSEAIGRAVGECEAQIRPVLEALPRDAPVIFAYEPVWAIGKPQPAGVDHVGAVVSGVRSVIERIDRHRKGEVRILYGGSAGPGLWGPGGLGKEVDGMFLGRFAHDIEGVRKVVREVEESLR encoded by the coding sequence ATGGCATCCGCACTGGCAGGGCCTCGTTTTCCCCCACTGCCAAAAACGCTCCTCATCATCTCTTTGAAAATGTACTTTACGCCCTCTCGAACAATCGACTATATCCAAGGCCTCCTAGAGCCCCGGAACGACATCATACGGCAAGAGAATAGATCCAAACTCCTTCTCGCTCTTATTCCAGATTTCCTTACCATATATCCCTGCTCTGAAGCAATTAAAGAATTTGAATCCAACCTTGCCGCTCCACAAGATGCAGACACACCACCCCCACTTCTCCTCGGTGCGCAGGATTGTTTCTGGGACAGCTTGGGTCCTTATACAGGCGAGATATCCCCCGTCTGCTTGCGAGACATGAATGTTTCAATTGTCGAGCTTGGACATGCAGAGCGTCGCGCCATATTCGGCGAGACAGACCAGCAGGTTGCACGAAAGGCCGCCGCGGCAGCGGACCAGGGTCTGATCCCGCTGGTGTGTATTGGGGAAGTTTCCACACTGGGACCAATCATGTCAGAAGCGATTGGTCGCGCGGTGGGGGAGTGCGAGGCGCAAATTAGACCGGTGCTGGAGGCGCTGCCGCGTGATGCGCCGGTGATTTTTGCCTACGAGCCAGTGTGGGCCATTGGGAAGCCACAGCCCGCCGGGGTTGACCATGTTGGTGCCGTTGTGTCGGGAGTAAGGAGTGTTATTGAGAGAATTGATAGACATAGGAAAGGGGAGGTTAGGATCTTGTATGGCGGGAGCGCGGGACCGGGACTATGGGGGCCAGGGGGGTTGGGAAAGGAGGTGGACGGGATGTTTCTGGGCAGGTTTGCACATGATATTGAGGGTGTAAGGAAGGTGGTTAGGGAGGTGGAAGAGAGTTTGAGATAG
- a CDS encoding uncharacterized protein (EggNog:ENOG410PP5I~COG:O~BUSCO:11211at33183), with amino-acid sequence MAYELKAKGNERYKEGDYQGAEELYSQAIQKNSHEPAFFNNRALARIKLESWAGVEHDARMAMELYGPKDPASLKSQFYLAQALLGLGRPSEACEVALAAYKISLETKSPNSEPLSNTILRAKQAIWAAKETARLREADETLKQLEGLMEAECTKELEQLRLQFEAGEIGAIGYAEDQRILRAEAQKKVDNVREIFAAAKGDDMKERVVPDYLIDSISFEIMHDPVVTQSGHSFDRVSILKHLQQNPFDPITRVPMSAKDLRPNYALKAACEEFLQKNGWAVDW; translated from the exons ATGGCGTATGAACTCAAGGCGAAAGGCAATGAGCGGTACAAGGAGGGGGACTATCAAGGAGCGGAGGAGCTATACTCGCAAGC AATCCAGAAGAACTCCCATGAGCCTGCCTTTTTCAACAATCGTGCCCTTGCCCGCATCAAACTTGAATCGTGGGCTGGTGTCGAGCATGATGCACGCATGGCTATGGAGCTCTACGGGCCTAAGGACCCCGCCTCCCTCAAGTCGCAGTTTTATCTCGCACAGGCGCTCTTAGGGCTCGGACGCCCCTCGGAGGCATGTGAGGTTGCTCTCGCTGCGTACAAGATCAGCCTGGAGACCAAGAGTCCGAATTCGGAGCCATTGTCGAACACGATATTAAGGGCTAAACAGGCTATTTGGGCGGCGAAGGAAACGGCTAGATTAAGGGAAGCAGACGAGACTCTAAAACAGCTAGAGGGGCTCATGGAGGCAGAGTGTACGAAGGAACTTGAACAGCTGCGACTGCAGTTTGAGGCGGGTGAGATAGGGGCGATTGGATATGCCGAGGACCAGCGGATATTGCGGGCGGAGGCACAGAAGAAGGTGGATAATGTACGAGAAATATTCGCAGCTGCCAAAGGGGATGATATGAAAGAAAGG GTTGTCCCCGATTATCTCATCGACAGCATTAGCTTTGAGATCATGCATGACCCGGTGGTCACTCAATCCGGCCATTCCTTTGACCGAGTTAGCATCCTCAAACACCTCCAACAAAACCCATTTGACCCCATCACGCGCGTGCCGATGTCTGCCAAGGATCTGCGGCCGAATTATGCATTGAAAGCCGCCTGTGAAGAGTTCTTGCAGAAGAACGGCTGGGCAGTGGATTGGTGA
- a CDS encoding uncharacterized protein (EggNog:ENOG410PSGS~COG:I~BUSCO:16300at33183), translating into MTAKTPEFEAAVEASRKLLAKPTDDELLMLYALFKQGMQDPPFETAPVPGTFDFKGKYKYNKWKSIVEEGVTPEEAQKRYVELIEKLKAKYGYDESKEPEQVGR; encoded by the exons ATGACTGCGAAAACCCCCGAATTCGAAGCCGCTGTGGAAGCGAGCCGTAAGCTCCTCGCCAAACCGACTGACGACGAGCTTCTCATG CTCTACGCTCTCTTCAAGCAAGGCATGCAAGACCCGCCCTTTGAGACTGCCCCGGTCCCAGGAACTTTCGACTTCAAG GGCAAGTACAAATATAACAAGTGGAAGAGCATCGTCGAGGAGGGTGTGACTCCCGAAGAAGCACAAAAGAGATATGTCGAATTGATCGAGAAATTGAAGGCCAAATACGGTTACGATGAGTCGAAGGAGCCGGAGCAGGTTGGCAGATAA
- a CDS encoding uncharacterized protein (EggNog:ENOG410PIHZ~COG:L~BUSCO:5187at33183): MEQDGPSNGRSAKRLKRSHDSGWPSQQNVSCDGEGSRSLSSLSRPITPPALSRRQEAMARPLPSEAPRANHSEPIGIKTGLNVISSPVQLTHIRDLSEKSTYNCDTVTLQDILGDPLIKECWQFNYLFDIDFLMKQFDPDVKNLIRIRVVHGSWKKDSANRIYIDEACARYQNVEPIIAYMPEPFGTHHSKMMILIRHDDCAQIIIHTANMIPGDWANMCQGVWRSPLLPLLPLDRDYDQSISGIIGSGRRFKRDILAYLDAYGRKKTGPLVEQLKKYDFDEVRAALIASVPSRQEIPNLDSQKKTIWGWPAVQDVLRQIPTHKQLSCEPEKPRIVIQISSIASLGQTDKWLKDTFFNALCPPSAAARFSIIFPTPDEIRRSLNGYRSGGSIHMKLQSAAQQKQFDYMRPYLCHWAGDCENNQNADIEKSVSSTVTLDESTPNNTFVREAGRRRAAPHIKTYIRFSDAEDMRTIDWAMVTSANLSTQAWGAAINANQEVRVCSWEIGVLVWPDLFLNDPQTADRDDKMLSKAYERGEYAQMIPCFRQNAPCLSEVERLELEEPSRGDDKSKAWKTLVGFRMPYNLPLKPYSSRDIPWCATATHTEPDWLGQTWEEG, translated from the exons ATGGAACAGGATGGCCCCAGTAATGGTCGCTCTGCCAAACGGCTGAAGCGATCCCACGACTCTGGTTGGCCTTCGCAACAAAATGTTAGCTGCGATGGCGAGGGAAGTCGGTCACTATCGTCACTAAGTCGGCCAATAACGCCCCCTGCATTATCCCGGCGGCAAGAAGCGATGGCAAGGCCATTGCCCTCGGAGGCACCCCGCGCAAACCACTCAGAACCCATCGGGATCAAAACTGGGTTGAATGTTATCTCTTCTCCTGTGCAGCTTACGCATATACGCGACTTATCCGAGAAATCTACCTATAATTGCGACACTGTAACGCTGCAGGATATTCTCGGTGACCCCTTGATCAAGGAATGTTGGCAGTTCAATTATCTTTTTGATATCGACTTTTTAATGAAACAGTTTGATCCCGATGTGAAAAATCTAATTAGGATCCGAGTTGTTCACGGTTCTTGGAAGAAGGATTCTGCGAATAGAATTTATATCGAC GAAGCTTGTGCCCGTTACCAAAATGTGGAACCAATCATTGCATACATGCCAGAGCCATTCGGCACACACCATTCGAAAATGATGATCTTGATACGACATGATGATTGCGCACA AATTATCATCCATACCGCAAACATGATCCCAGGAGATTGGGCAAACATGTGCCAAGGGGTCTGGAGATCACCACTGCTTCCATTATTGCCATTAGACAGAGACTACGACCAGTCTATTTCTGGTATTATTGGCAGTGGACGTCGATTTAAAAGAGACATCCTCGCCTACCTAGATGCTTATGGCCGAAAAAAGACAGGCCCCTTAGTTGAGCAACTTAAGAAATACGACTTTGATGAAGTGCGTGCTGCATTGATCGCCAGCGTTCCTTCAAGACAAGAAATCCCGAATCTTGATTCACAGAAGAAGACCATATGGGGCTGGCCCGCAGTGCAGGACGTGTTGCGCCAGATACCGACCCATAAACAGCTGTCATGTGAGCCGGAAAAACCACGAATTGTTATTCAG ATATCATCCATAGCGTCTCTTGGCCAAACGGATAAATGGCTTAAAGACACTTTTTTCAATGCTCTCTGTCCTCCTTCGGCAGCTGCCCGCTTCTCAATTATATTTCCCACCCCCGATGAGATTCGCAGGTCTCTAAATGGTTACAGATCCGGCGGGTCAATTCACATGAAGCTTCAAAGCGCAGCACAGCAAAAGCAGTTTGATTATATGCGGCCCTACCTCTGTCACTGGGCTGGTGACTGCGAAAACAACCAAAATGCTGATATTGAGAAGAGTGTATCAAGTACGGTTACACTTGACGAGAGTACGCCGAATAATACCTTTGTGCGGGAAGCCGGGCGTCGCCGAGCCGCACCACATATAAAGACCTATATACGTTTCTCAGACGCCGAAGATATGCGCACGATAGACTGGGCAATGGTGACATCTGCAAATTTATCCACTCAAGCATGGGGTGCAGCGATCAATGCAAATCAGGAAGTCAGGGTCTGTAGCTGGGAGATTGGGGTGTTGGTGTGGCCGGATTTGTTCCTTAACGATCCTCAAACGGCTGATCGTGATGATAAAATGTTATCCAAGGCATATGAAAGAGGTGAATATGCACAGATGATACCCTGTTTTAGGCAAAATGCTCCTTGCCTATCAGAAGTGGAAAGGCTAGAGCTGGAAGAGCCATCGCGAGGAGATGACAAGTCCAAAGCGTGGAAAACGCTCGTCGGCTTCCGGATGCCATATAATCTTCCCCTGAAGCCCTATTCCTCTAGGGATATCCCATGGTGCGCCACAGCAACACACACAGAGCCGGATTGGTTAGGTCAGACTTGGGAAGAGGGATGA